From Denitrovibrio acetiphilus DSM 12809, the proteins below share one genomic window:
- a CDS encoding ATP synthase subunit I produces the protein MKTPNKILILSLIFFVILYTVCRFRFEPALTNGVLVGYLLGAVNFFSLARKIVGLVEGRAGVALIFNGQIRLLGTGFVIWFAMTKLNLNIIGMLVGLSIIPVCMPFFVIYNNVKGKDDGTPT, from the coding sequence ATGAAGACTCCAAATAAAATATTAATTCTGTCATTGATTTTTTTCGTAATTTTGTATACAGTATGCAGGTTCAGATTTGAACCTGCGTTGACTAATGGTGTGCTTGTTGGCTATCTGTTAGGTGCTGTTAACTTCTTTTCTCTTGCCCGCAAGATAGTTGGGCTTGTGGAGGGGAGAGCCGGTGTTGCGCTTATATTCAATGGACAGATTCGTCTGCTGGGAACAGGTTTTGTTATCTGGTTTGCCATGACGAAGCTTAACTTAAACATAATAGGTATGCTGGTGGGGCTCTCAATTATACCCGTGTGTATGCCATTTTTTGTTATATATAATAACGTGAAGGGGAAGGACGATGGAACACCCACTTAA